The Deltaproteobacteria bacterium region GGAATAAAGCTGTCTAATGTATCCAGTGCTCCCAGTTCCCGGAGGACCGTGATGAGAGTCATCAATTTCCCTTTTCCTGATTCAAGAGACTTGATGGTGTTGAGCGACAGGGCGGTCGCTTGCGACAACTGCTGCTGTGTTATGTTTTTGCGCAGGCGAAGAGACTTGATGCGACGGCCGATCTCGGTCTCGATCCC contains the following coding sequences:
- a CDS encoding transcriptional regulator; its protein translation is MDYYSMTDRGIETEIGRRIKSLRLRKNITQQQLSQATALSLNTIKSLESGKGKLMTLITVLRELGALDTLDSFIPEVSISPLQLAKQKGIKRRRASGKRIKRGSRENTEW